One window from the genome of Babylonia areolata isolate BAREFJ2019XMU chromosome 11, ASM4173473v1, whole genome shotgun sequence encodes:
- the LOC143287592 gene encoding uncharacterized protein LOC143287592: MADQQQQQQVAQQQAAVQQQQHQHQQQQAQQQLQQQQAQQLQQQQQAQQLQHHQLQQQQQQQQQAQQQQRASSSTLTTPVTVQQPPQPIMATANTLRSATPLPLQMLPGAMHNPAYMTQFPYQQQQQLMIQAAMQMNQLNIIQGRAPNPNTAGGLLSPSSTQLSVAQAAQLAAVANSNSSLQAVSMAVPVTNASATKGGTAPANGSKGQAGGQGQQGGQGQAGAGQAGQGQGQAGSAAAAAAAAAAAPALVAGKPAMLPQQSGAPLMLGQIATVFSQAGNVAPTFVTQSKGQSIAMPIQAQTQLVNSQSPIRLTQPQLVTNTGQIIPSQNMLANPALLQAMAAGLHPQVWGLTNTGQLVQQTMLDNSNTLQGSANPQGMLTPQPLLTGQGQSQTFLAGQGLYLRPLQPAQQLTAGNLMAAATGMQGFTTTLKGGKVQLEPSSLQQQQQQAAAAVQQQQQQQQQQQQQQQLKTVAMGMAAAAGKSGQLSGSTLGKTILPSTTRGPTITAKIQPNTAGAGVPGSNLGPTARLNVPTIVPKQKQRARITSKSSSGLTPATPMASVVSSGGNVQVAIPVVLSSGAGTLSGKMMTAAAAAPHAQSLSVASGIDSGSSPSTAPSGLKPEAGVAHSGVAPLVASSEASVMSAQKGSSHPEGEGNKDTAQAESEPAPATHPHPHTHAHPHPHSVTDLTPSSHPSSSSTSATSLTTTTHTTSTAANNTSTTTNTTVVAAVMKMETAAPASHPPISIAPTPPTLGLQTPATTTAAFTSPHTPDSDATPELKIVLEPKEEEMMKEVKEEEEDMETEPERPVMAVEALPTGGAASAAGGVGGPVSMTTLGSSDTMIATFASSIPPFMEKQRAIVKPQILTHVIDGFIIQEAMEPFPVQRSSLLTEFVPPKPTPPVEKDSEDDTTENDDQPPPLLDKSQAHLGGPGEDVRKCEFCNKHRPADLFRNSGRFCSTACSKRYSVAFTKRARNSGAGKFIPKKKVLSVKKGWRSGHGGRLAFNINMRPPATEMSSSNSGQETSSSAASPPPQQDFDVDMDTPKTDPAKWNVVEVYEFVKNLPGCQEYADEFRQQEIDGQALLLLKEDHLMTAMNIKLGPALKICARINSLRQEALGGSGAVGGGSGGAGTPTGTPSV, translated from the exons ATGgctgatcagcagcagcagcagcaagtggCCCAGCAGCAGGCAGcggtgcagcaacaacaacatcaacatcaacaacagcaagcccaacaacagctgcaacaacaacaagcacagcagcttcagcagcaacagcaagcgCAGCAGCTTCAGCATCATCAgttacagcagcaacagcaacaacaacaacaggcccaACAGCAGCAGCGGGCATCGTCTTCAACACTGACAACGCCAGTGACAGTGCAGCAACCCCCACAGCCCATCATGGCCACAGCCAACACGCTGCGGTCGGCCACGCCGCTGCCGCTCCAGATGTTGCCGGGGGCGATGCACAACCCAGCCTACATGACCCAGTTCccataccagcagcagcagcagctgatgaTTCAAG CTGCCATGCAGATGAACCAGTTGAACATCATTCAAGGGAGAGCACCAAATCCAAACACAGCTGGAGGGCTTCTCTCCCCTTCATCTACCCAGCTG TCAGTGGCCCAGGCAGCCCAGCTGGCAGCAGTGGCCAACTCTAACAGCAGCCTGCAGGCCGTGTCCATGGCCGTTCCCGTCACCAACGCCTCCGCCACCAAGGGCGGTACTGCCCCAGCCAACGGCAGCAAAGGTCAAGCTGGGGGTCAAGGTCAGCAAGGGGGTCAAGGCCAGGCAGGCGCAGGTCAGgcgggtcaaggtcagggtcaggcGGGCAGCGCGGCGGcggctgctgcagcagcagcagcagctcctgCGTTAGTGGCTGGGAAACCAGCCATGCTGCCTCAACAGAGTGGGGCTCCCCTCATGTTGGGACAGATAG CCACGGTGTTCTCTCAGGCTGGGAATGTGGCGCCCACATTTGtcacacag TCCAAAGGGCAGTCTATCGCCATGCCCATCCAGGCCCAGACGCAGCTGGTGAACTCTCAGTCCCCGATCCGCCTGACGCAGCCCCAGCTGGTGACCAACACGGGGCAGATCATCCCTTCCCAGAACATGCTGGCCAACCCTGCTCTGCTGCAGGCCATGGCCGCTGGACTCCATCCGCAG GTGTGGGGCCTGACCAACACAGGACAGTTGGTGCAGCAGACCATGCTGGACAACTCCAACACTCTGCAGGGCAGCGCCAACCCTCAG gGCATGCTGACGCCCCAACCACTGCTGACGGGGCAGGGCCAGTCCCAGACCTTCCTGGCCGGACAGGGGCTATACCTCAGGCCCTTGCAGCCCGCCCAGCAGCTGACGGCCGGCAATCTGATGGCCGCGGCCACGGGCATGCAGGGCTTCACCACCACACTGAAGGGCGGCAAGGTGCAGCTGGAACCCAGcagtctgcagcagcagcagcaacaggcagcagcagcagtgcagcagcagcagcaacaacagcagcagcagcagcagcagcaacagttgaaGACAGTGGCAATGGGGATGGCTGCGGCGGCTGGCAAGTCTGGGCAGTTGAGTG GGTCCACGCTGGGCAAAACCATCCTGCCCTCCACCACCCGCGGCCCCACCATCACCGCCAAGATCCAGCCCAACACCGCCGGTGCCGGCGTCCCGGGCTCGAACCTGGGCCCCACAGCGCGCCTCAACGTGCCCACCATCGTGCCCAAGCAGAAGCAGCGTGCCCGCATCACCAGCAAGAGTTCGTCGGGGCTGACCCCTGCCACCCCCATGGCTTCCGTGGTTAGCTCTGGGGGCAACGTGCAG GTGGCAATCCCTGTCGTACTGTCCTCGGGGGCGGGGACGCTGTCTGGCAAAATGatgactgctgctgcagctgctcccCACGCTCAGTCGTTGAGCGTCGCCTCGGGGATAGATTCTGGGTCGTCACCTTCCACTGCTCCTTCCGGTCTCAAGCCAGAGGCTGGTGTTGCCCACAGTGGTGTGGCGCCCCTTGTGGCTTCCTCGGAGGCGTCCGTGATGTCGGCACAGAAAGGTTCATCACACCCTGAG ggggAAGGAAACAAGGACACAGCTCAGGCCGAGTCAGAACCCGCCCCAGCcacgcacccacacccccacacccacgcccacccacatccccactcaGTCACGGacctcaccccttcctcccacccttcctcctcctccacctcagccacctccctcaccaccaccacccacaccacatccacagccgctaacaacaccagcaccaccaccaacaccactgtgGTGGCGGCAGTGATGAAGATGGAAACGGCAGCACCCGCCTCACACCCCCCTATTAGCAtcgcccccacacctcccaccctcgGCCTCCagacccccgccaccaccaccgcggCATTCACCTCCCCTCACACGCCAGACAGCGACGCCACGCCAGAGCTGAAGATCGTTCTGGAgccgaaggaggaggagatgatgaaggaggtgaaggaggaggaggaggacatggagacAGAGCCGGAGAGGCCAGTCATGGCCGTGGAGGCGTTGCCAACAGGGGGCGCTGCCTCTGCCGCAGGGGGGGTCGGCGGTCCTGTGTCCATGACGACGCTGGGGTCATCCGACACCATGATTGCGACGTtcgcctcctccatccctcccttcatgGAGAAGCAGCGGGCCATCGTCAAGCCGCAGATCCTGACGCACGTCATCGACGGCTTCATCATCCAGGAGGCGATGGAACCCTTCCCT GTGCAGAGATCGTCGCTGCTGACGGAGTTCGTGCCGCCCAAACCCACACCCCCTGTTGAGAAGGACTCTGAAGACGACACAACGGAGAATGACGATCAGCCGCCCCCATTGTTGGACAAGTCacagg CCCACTTAGGGGGCCCGGGGGAGGACGTGAGGAAGTGTGAGTTCTGTAACAAACACCGACCCGCTGACCTCTTCCGGAACTCTGGGCGATTTTGCTCCACCGCCTGCTCCAAGCGCTACAGCGTGGCCTTCACTAAGCGCGCAA GGAACTCGGGGGCCGGCAAGTTCATCCCTAAGAAGAAAGTGCTCAGCGTGAAGAAGGGCTGGCGCTCAGGACACGGAGGTCGTCTGGCTTTCAACATCAACATGAGG CCTCCAGCCACAGAGATGAGCAGCTCCAACAGTGGTCAGGAGACCAGCTCCTCGGcagcctcccctccaccccaacaggACTTTGATGTCGACATGGACACCCCCAAGACTGACCCTGCCAAGTGGAAT GTGGTGGAGGTGTACGAGTTCGTCAAGAACCTTCCGGGCTGCCAGGAGTACGCGGACGAGTTCCGGCAGCAGGAGATTGACGGCCAGGCCCTGCTGCTGCTGAAGGAGGACCACCTGATGACGGCCATGAACATCAAGCTTGGCCCAGCCCTCAAGATCTGCGCCCGCATCAACTCCCTGCGGCAGGAAGCGCTGGGCGGCAGCGGAGCTGTGGGCGGAGGTAGCGGGGGTGCTGGCACACCGACTGGCACACCCTCTGTGTGA